Part of the Thiohalophilus sp. genome is shown below.
GATCCGGCGCTTTGCCCTGCGTACCGGCGACACGATTTCCGGCAAGATTCGCCCGCCCAAGGACAGCGAACGTTACTTCGCGATGCTCAAGGTTAACGAAATCAATTTTGAGCCGCCGGAAAAAGCCAAGAACAAGGTGTTGTTCGAAAATCTGACCCCGCTGCATCCCAATGAACGGATGCAACTGGAGATCGGTAACGGCAGTTCCGAGGATATTACCGCCCGGGTCATCGACATGGTTGCCCCCATCGGCAAGGGCCAGCGCGCCCTGCTGGTCTCGCCGCCCAAGGCCGGCAAGACCATGATGTTGCACAACATCGCCCACTCCATTACCCATAACCATCCCGAATGCCATCTGATCGTTCTGCTGATCGACGAGCGGCCCGAGGAAGTGACCGAAATGTCGCGCTCGGTGCGCGGCGAGGTGGTCTCCAGTACCTTCGACGAGCCGGCCAGCCGCCACGTGCAGGTGGCCGAGATGGTGATCGAAAAGGCCAAGCGGCTGGTGGAACACAAAAAAGACGTGGTGATCCTGCTTGATTCCATCACCCGCCTGGGCCGCGCCTATAACACCGTGGTGCCCTCCTCCGGCAAGGTGCTGACCGGCGGTGTGGATGCCAACGCCCTGCAGCGACCCAAACGCTTCTTCGGCGCGGCACGCAACATCGAGGAAGGCGGCAGCCTGACCATCGTCGCCACCGCGCTGGTCGAGACCGGCTCGCGCATGGACGATGTGATCTACGAGGAGTTCAAGGGGACCGGCAACATGGAGATCCATCTGGATCGCAAGATTGCCGAGCGGCGTATCTATCCGTCGATCAACATCAATCGCTCGGGTACCCGTCGCGAAGAGTTGCTGACGGCCCCCGACGAGTTGCAGAAAATGTGGATCCTGCGCAAGGTGGTGCACGACATGGATGAAGTGGCCGCCATGGAATTCCTGCACGACAAACTGGAGGCGACCAAGACCAACGCCGAGTTTTTTGACTCCATGAAGCGTTGATCAGACCCCATCCCGCGGCAGCACTGAATCAAGACGAAAATTCCTGCCAGGACAAACCACTGCAAACAGTTCTTCAGGTGGTTTGTGAGCTGATGCACAGTACCGGTTTTGACAGCTTCGGGGAAAAGGACGAAGATTACTGCAGGGGTGCCGCTGTCGGGTTGCCCCGGGAAACTGCAGGACCAAACCATGGCAAGATCCGAGACGGCCTACCATATCGATTTCGACGATTGGGTACGCCTGGCCAAAACCGATCCGGCGCGTTTCGAGGATTTGCGGGATCGGGTGCTGGATTACTGTATTACCCGTGCTCCGACCGACCGCCAGGAGCGGTTGCGGCGGCTGCAATGGCGTATTAACCAGGTGCGAAATACCGCCAGCAACCCCCTCTCGGCCTGTATCTCCATTTCCAACATGATGTGGTCCAGCTTCAGTCACCTGGACGAGGCCTATGACGATTTGCAGCACTGCCGGCGTCCGCCGTTCCGCCGCTGTGCGCGCATTCTGCCGTTTCCCGAACAGCCCCGCAGCAAGGCGTAAATCACCGGCAAGGCTTGCCCTGCGGCGGCCAATTCCCGTATGATCGCCGGCCTCGTTGCGTATGGTGCTCCGGAGAGGCCGGGGTGGCGATGCGCCCGAAAGAGAACTGTGAGGTTACCCATGAAAGCTGAAATCCACCCCGCTTACCAGGAAGTGTCCGTCACCTGTAGTTGTGGCAATCACTTCACCACCCGCTCGACGGTCGGCAAGGATCTGAATATCGAAGTCTGCGCCCAGTGTCATCCGTTCTATACCGGCAAGCAGAAACTGCTGGATACCGCCGGTCGCGTGGACAAGTTCCGCCAGAAGTACGGCATGAAAAAGTAAGTCCGTGGCGATACGCACGACGGAAGTTATCAAAAAGGCGCTGTTCACAGCGCCTTTTTTGTTGGTGCTGGGATCGTCGGCGGCGATCGCCGACATCTGCCGGCCGGCGCAATTCGACGCACAGGTCAGCGTGCGTTATGTGCATGACGGCGACACCGTGCACCTGCATGACGGGCGCAAGCTGCGGATCATCGGCATCAATACCCCCGAACGGGCCCGCGAGGAACAGCCCGCCGAGCCTTATGCCGACACCGCGCGGCGCCAGCTGCAGGCCTATGCCGAAGGGCCCTGGTCGCTGGTCTATGATCAGCAGCGGCGGGATCGTTACGGTCGTCTGCTGGCCCATGTGTTCGATCACCAGGGGCGTAACATCACTCGCCGGCTGCTTGCCGCGGGGGCCGGGCAGCTGCTGGTCATTCCGCCGAATCTGAAGTTCGTCGACTGTTATCGCCGCGCTCAGCAGGCGGCACGCCGGACGCAACGGGGTCTGTGGGCTCTGCCGGCCTATCAGCCCTTGTCTGCCGCGCAACTGAATGCGGGCAATGCCGAAGGCTATCGGTTGGTGCACGGGCGCCTGACCCGCATTGGCGAAAGTCGCTCCGCGTTGTGGCTCAACCTGGGTGAGGAGTTTGCGCTGCGTATCGTCCGATCGGATCTGGATTATTTCGAGCGTCGGCAGATCGAGGCCTGGCGCCGGCAACCACTGCTGGCGCAGGGCTGGATCTATCGGCGCAATGGCCAGTGGCGCATGCGTTTGCGCCACCCGGCGGCACTGCTGGAAGGGGCTGACTAAAGCCCCGCTGGCAAAACAGCGGGGCATGCCCCACCATGGGAATTCCCGCTGAGATAACCATTGGCCCGGTGCGGAGTTTTGCCGGTAGCACAACGGATTGAGTTGAATGAGATCATGAACGACGACGAACTGCCCTTTTCCGAACAGGCCCTGCGCTATCACGCCGAACCGCGCCCGGGTAAAACCGCCACCGCCCTGACCAAGCCGGTCGCGACCCAGCACGATCTGAGCCTGGCCTACACGCCGGGGGTGGCGGTGCCGGTGCGGGCCATCGCCGAGGATCCGCAGCGGGCCTATCGCTATACCAACAAGGGGAATCTGGTGGCCGTTATTTCCAACGGCACCGCGGTGCTGGGACTGGGCAACGTGGGCGCGCTGGCCAGCAAGCCGGTGATGGAAGGCAAGGCGGTGCTGTTTAAATATTTCGCCGATGTGGATGTGGTAGACATCGAGGTGGATGCTGAATCCCCAAAAGCTTTTATCGACACCGTGCGCCGTATCGCGCCGAGTTTTGGCGGGATCAACCTGGAGGATATCGCCGCGCCCGACTGCTTCGATATCGAGCAGGCGCTCAAGGAGCAACTGGATATTCCGGTATTCCATGATGATCAGCACGGCACTGCGATCATCATTGCCGCCGGACTGCTCAATGCCCTGGAGCTGACCGGGCGCACGCTCAAGGAGGCGCGTATCGTTTGCCTGGGCGCCGGTTCGGCGGGCATCGCCTCGATGCGACTGTTGCATGAACTGGGCGCCGACAAGCGGCATATCACGCTGGTGGATCGTAAAGGGGTCATTCATTCCGAGCGGCGCAACATTAATGCCCACAAGCGCGAATTTGCCCGGCGCACCGGCCTGCGCACCCTGGAAGAGGCGCTGGCCGGCGCGGATGTTTTCATCGGGGTTTCGGGGCCGAATCTGGTCTCGCCGGGCATGCTGCAGCGCATGGCCGATAATCCCATTGTCTTTGCCCTTTCCAATCCCGATCCGGAGATCACCCCGGCCAATGCCCATGCGGCACGCAGCGATCTGATCATGGCGACCGGGCGCAGTGATTATGCCAATCAGGTGAACAATGTTCTGGGGTTTCCGTTTATTTTTCGCGGGGCGCTGGATGTGCAGGCCTCGGCCATCAATACCGAGATGGCGATCGCGGCGGTGAAGGCGCTGGCGCAGCTGGCCCATGAGCCGGTGCCGCGGGAGGTGCTGCAGGCCTACGGACTCGAACAGCTCGTCTTTGGACGGGACTACATCATTCCCAAGCCGTTTGATCCGCGATTGCGAGAGTTTGTCTCCGGGGCGGTGGCGCGGGCGGCGCAGGACAGTGGCGTGGCGCGGGTGGCGTATACGCCCCGGGCCTAGTCCAGCAGTTCCCGCACCCGGTTCAATGAGGCCCGTTGCATCGGCCGGCCATCGACCGGACTCAGGGGTGGCTGGAGGGGGCCGTCCTGGACAAACACCACCAGCTCAACGCGAGTGTCTTCCGCATAAAAGCGCAGCACCGGCAGCGTGAGGGTCTGTTCCGCGGAGAAGCGGACCTTGCGTTCGCCCTGCTCATAAGGGATCTGGTGCTCCATCAAAAAGATGTCCAGATCTTCGAGGCGCGGCACGAACAGGTGCAGGACCACGGGCGAGTGGATGTCGGCGCTGCCGTCGAGGACGCTGCCGACCAGTTTGGGTCTGAAGGGGGCAAAAAATTCCATCGCCTGCAGGGCCCGGGCGCGCAGGTTTTGCAGGGCCGCTGGCTGGGCATCGGCCCGGAACAGACGCTGGTACTCGCGCAGGGCCTGATCGATTTCAGTGTTGCTGGGCATGTTGCGGGTATCCACCGCACCCAGGTGCAGGGCCGCCTTGCGTTTGGCGGCGTAGAAATCGCGGCTGCCGGTCTCGGCCAGGATCTGGGCGGCGGCCTGGGCCAGCCGCTGCCGCATTTGCAGATCCTTGGTGTGTTTGTGTCCCATTGTACGACGGCTAGAAGAGATCGCGGGTGATGTTGCCACTGCCCTGCTGGTCACCGTTCGAATCGACCCGGTTTTCGGTGCGGCGCTCGGGCACCTGATCTTCCAGAAAATACTCGAACACGGCGTCCGGCGCACCACTGCCGGCCAGTTCACCGGTTTCGGGATCAATCAATACCGAGACGATGCCCGGAGGCTGTTCCAGCCGCGCCTCGGGTTCGTCGCGCAGGGCCTCGCGCATATATTTGATCCACATGGGCAGGGCGGCGCGGGCGCCGGTTTCCCGGTAGCCGAGCGGCTGGGGCGTGTCGAAGCCGACCCAGGAGATGGTGACCAGATTACGGTTGAAGCCGGTGAACCAGGCATCGCGTTGATCGTTGGTGGTGCCCGTTTTGCCGGCCAGATCATCCCGTCCCAGCACCATGGCGCCGCGGCCGGTGCCGTGGCGGATCACCTCACGCATCATGCTGTTCATTAAAAACGCGGTCTGCGGCGTGAGCACCCGCGGGGCAATGCGCGGCTGCTGCGGTCCCTGCATGACCTGTCGCCACTCCTGGGGCGTTACCTCTTCCTGTGTGAAGCTGGGCACCCACGGCTCGTCCGCCGGGGTGGTCTCGTCCGATGGCTGATCGGTGTCGTCCTCGCTCCGGGCATCGAGACATTCCGGGCAGACCCGGGCCGGTCGATTCAACAGAACGACTTGCTGGTCGGCATCCAGGACGTAATCGATCAAGTTGGGCTCGACGAAATAGCCGCCATTGGCAAACACGGCGTAGCCGCGGGCCAGCTCCATGGGAGTCAGGACCCCGCTGCCCAGCGCCAGGGAGAGATCCCGCGGCAGAGTATTGCGGTCAAAGCCGAAACGCTCGAGATAGCGCAACGCGTAACCGATGCCGATTTCGCGCAACAGGCGGATGGAGACCAGGTTGCGGGATTTGATCAGCGCCACGCGCAGGCGGGTAGGGCCGTAGAAACGACCGCTGTAGTTTTCCGGTCGCCAGGTATCTTCCAGGCCGGGCGCATCGAACACCACCGGTGCGTCATTGATGATGCTCGCGGCGGTAAAACCCTTGTCGATTGCCGCCGAATAGATAAATGGCTTGAAGCTGGAGCCGGGCTGGCGCTGGGCCTGGACGACCCGGTTGAATTTGCTGGTGTAATAGTCGAAACCACCGCTGAGCGCCTCGATGGCGCCGTTATCGGGGTTGAGCGAGACCAGCGCGCCGCCCACCTGCGGTAGCTGGGCCAGCCAGCTGCAACCCGCCCCGGCCGGGGTCACGTAAATCACATCCCCCCGTTGCAGCACCTCGGCGGCTGATTCCAGTTCCGGTCCGCGATTGTTTTCATCAATATACTCGCGTGCCCAGTTGAGTTGCTCCCAGGGCAGGTAGGTCAGCCGGTTGTCACGGGTCAGGGCGTAGACCGCCTGCTCCTCGACCGCCAGTACCAGCGCCGGGGTCAGGTTGCCCGGGGCGGGCACATTACGCAGCAGTGCAGCCCAGTCCGCCTCGGCGGCCGGGATCTCGAGCAAGGTCTGCTCGGCATTCTCTGGCAGCTCCCCGGGCTGCAGCGCCGGGTCGGGGGTGACGTTGCCGAGCAGATCGATATGATTAACGGGGCCGCGATAGCCGTGGCGCCGGTCATATTCCAGCAACGCCTCACGCAGGGCCTGATTGGCGGCTTTTTGCCGTTGCGGGTCCACGGTGGTGTAAACCTCGTAACCGGCGGTGTAGGCGTCGTCACCGTAGCGGGCGACCATCTCGTTACGCACCATCTCGGCGATATAGGGTGCCTCGAGATCGATGGACTGGCCGTGGGTTTTGGCGTGGACCGGGACGGCCAGAGCGAGCTGGTACGCCTCTTCGGCGATGTAGTCGAGATCGCGCATTCGGCCCAGAACATAGTTGCGGCGCTGAATCGCGCGAGCGGGGTTGGCTACCGGATTGTAGCTGGAGGGGGCCTTGGGCAGTCCGGCGACCATCGCCATTTCATCCAGGCTCAGATCGGCCAGCGCCTTGCCGTAGTAGACCTGCGCGGCGGCGGAGACACCGTAGGCCCGCTTGCCCAGATAGATCTTGTTCAGATAGAGGGCGAGAATATCCTCCTTGGAGAGCTCGCCCTCGATTTTCAGCGCCAGGAAGATTTCGTTGAGCTTGCGCAGGTAGGTCTTTTCCCGGCTCAAAAAGAAGTTGCGCGCCACCTGCATGGTGATGGTGCTGCCGCCCTGGCCCTTTTCGCCGGTCAGGATCAAGTTGATCGCGGCGCGCAGGATTCCCTGGTAATCGACGCCCGGATGTTCGAAGAAGCGGTCATCCTCGGCGGCCAGGAACGCCTGGATCAGGCGAGGCGGGAATTCCTCGTATTTCAGCGGAGTTCGCTTCATTTCGCCGAATTCCGCGATCAACCCGCCCTTTTTGTCGTAAATTCGCAGGGGGACCTGCAGATGCACATCCTTGAGGGTGTCGATATCCGGCAGGCGTGGCGTGATATAGGCGTAGGCCCCCAGCAGGCCGAGCGCACCAAGCAGACCCAGGGTTAAGGCGGAGGCGAGGGAAAATGTGACCAGTTTCTTAAATATGGGCTTCATATATCTAATTTTAATAAAGAATCGGATTGTCCCACCCGATACAGGGCAAGGGTCCAGTATAATTCTTCCGTTCTGTGAACACTATTCCCATTTGTTTTTATAGTTTTGTTGACCTATAGTTGACTCATAAACCTAAAGTAGTTATACATATATCTACCATAACTTACTACGAATAAAGAAAAATATGGGCCTCAGGGATCTCATCAAGCCGAAAAAACCCCCCGTCATCGGGCTAGACATCAGTTCCACGGCGATCAAGCTGCTGGAGCTGGGGAAGGCCGGCGATCGTCTGCGGGTCGAAAGTTACGCGGTGGAACCGCTGCCGCCCAACTCGGTCATCGAGAAAAACATTTCCGATGTCGAGG
Proteins encoded:
- the rho gene encoding transcription termination factor Rho encodes the protein MNLTELKQKHVTDLIVLAEQVGIEGMSRSRKQDIIFSILKAHAKSGEDIYGDGVLEILQDGFGFLRSAESSYMAGPDDIYVSPSQIRRFALRTGDTISGKIRPPKDSERYFAMLKVNEINFEPPEKAKNKVLFENLTPLHPNERMQLEIGNGSSEDITARVIDMVAPIGKGQRALLVSPPKAGKTMMLHNIAHSITHNHPECHLIVLLIDERPEEVTEMSRSVRGEVVSSTFDEPASRHVQVAEMVIEKAKRLVEHKKDVVILLDSITRLGRAYNTVVPSSGKVLTGGVDANALQRPKRFFGAARNIEEGGSLTIVATALVETGSRMDDVIYEEFKGTGNMEIHLDRKIAERRIYPSININRSGTRREELLTAPDELQKMWILRKVVHDMDEVAAMEFLHDKLEATKTNAEFFDSMKR
- the rpmE gene encoding 50S ribosomal protein L31, with protein sequence MKAEIHPAYQEVSVTCSCGNHFTTRSTVGKDLNIEVCAQCHPFYTGKQKLLDTAGRVDKFRQKYGMKK
- a CDS encoding DUF3135 domain-containing protein, translating into MARSETAYHIDFDDWVRLAKTDPARFEDLRDRVLDYCITRAPTDRQERLRRLQWRINQVRNTASNPLSACISISNMMWSSFSHLDEAYDDLQHCRRPPFRRCARILPFPEQPRSKA
- a CDS encoding penicillin-binding protein 1A — translated: MKPIFKKLVTFSLASALTLGLLGALGLLGAYAYITPRLPDIDTLKDVHLQVPLRIYDKKGGLIAEFGEMKRTPLKYEEFPPRLIQAFLAAEDDRFFEHPGVDYQGILRAAINLILTGEKGQGGSTITMQVARNFFLSREKTYLRKLNEIFLALKIEGELSKEDILALYLNKIYLGKRAYGVSAAAQVYYGKALADLSLDEMAMVAGLPKAPSSYNPVANPARAIQRRNYVLGRMRDLDYIAEEAYQLALAVPVHAKTHGQSIDLEAPYIAEMVRNEMVARYGDDAYTAGYEVYTTVDPQRQKAANQALREALLEYDRRHGYRGPVNHIDLLGNVTPDPALQPGELPENAEQTLLEIPAAEADWAALLRNVPAPGNLTPALVLAVEEQAVYALTRDNRLTYLPWEQLNWAREYIDENNRGPELESAAEVLQRGDVIYVTPAGAGCSWLAQLPQVGGALVSLNPDNGAIEALSGGFDYYTSKFNRVVQAQRQPGSSFKPFIYSAAIDKGFTAASIINDAPVVFDAPGLEDTWRPENYSGRFYGPTRLRVALIKSRNLVSIRLLREIGIGYALRYLERFGFDRNTLPRDLSLALGSGVLTPMELARGYAVFANGGYFVEPNLIDYVLDADQQVVLLNRPARVCPECLDARSEDDTDQPSDETTPADEPWVPSFTQEEVTPQEWRQVMQGPQQPRIAPRVLTPQTAFLMNSMMREVIRHGTGRGAMVLGRDDLAGKTGTTNDQRDAWFTGFNRNLVTISWVGFDTPQPLGYRETGARAALPMWIKYMREALRDEPEARLEQPPGIVSVLIDPETGELAGSGAPDAVFEYFLEDQVPERRTENRVDSNGDQQGSGNITRDLF
- a CDS encoding thermonuclease family protein, producing the protein MAIRTTEVIKKALFTAPFLLVLGSSAAIADICRPAQFDAQVSVRYVHDGDTVHLHDGRKLRIIGINTPERAREEQPAEPYADTARRQLQAYAEGPWSLVYDQQRRDRYGRLLAHVFDHQGRNITRRLLAAGAGQLLVIPPNLKFVDCYRRAQQAARRTQRGLWALPAYQPLSAAQLNAGNAEGYRLVHGRLTRIGESRSALWLNLGEEFALRIVRSDLDYFERRQIEAWRRQPLLAQGWIYRRNGQWRMRLRHPAALLEGAD
- a CDS encoding malic enzyme-like NAD(P)-binding protein, with translation MNDDELPFSEQALRYHAEPRPGKTATALTKPVATQHDLSLAYTPGVAVPVRAIAEDPQRAYRYTNKGNLVAVISNGTAVLGLGNVGALASKPVMEGKAVLFKYFADVDVVDIEVDAESPKAFIDTVRRIAPSFGGINLEDIAAPDCFDIEQALKEQLDIPVFHDDQHGTAIIIAAGLLNALELTGRTLKEARIVCLGAGSAGIASMRLLHELGADKRHITLVDRKGVIHSERRNINAHKREFARRTGLRTLEEALAGADVFIGVSGPNLVSPGMLQRMADNPIVFALSNPDPEITPANAHAARSDLIMATGRSDYANQVNNVLGFPFIFRGALDVQASAINTEMAIAAVKALAQLAHEPVPREVLQAYGLEQLVFGRDYIIPKPFDPRLREFVSGAVARAAQDSGVARVAYTPRA